From a single Sulfolobus sp. E5-1-F genomic region:
- a CDS encoding STK_08120 family protein, producing MEEKIELYGNDYDEKLSIIFADPKFLLPNLVGALNIEVKGSDFSAEIPLSTLLGKATIVIYGKIFISPNSVAYVINVAGYGPDKGGKIKIQLEKGKVVMDIEFNIPLGFLNTRLIRSRINDFKNKASELIRLERIKRKI from the coding sequence GTGGAAGAGAAAATAGAACTATATGGTAATGATTACGATGAGAAGCTTTCTATAATATTTGCTGATCCAAAATTTTTACTGCCAAACTTGGTTGGAGCTTTGAATATTGAAGTTAAAGGAAGCGATTTCTCTGCTGAAATTCCTCTATCGACACTACTTGGCAAGGCTACAATAGTAATATACGGTAAAATTTTTATATCGCCCAATTCTGTAGCATATGTAATTAACGTAGCAGGGTATGGACCAGATAAAGGAGGAAAAATAAAAATCCAGCTAGAGAAAGGTAAAGTAGTCATGGATATTGAGTTTAATATTCCGCTTGGTTTTTTAAATACTAGACTTATCAGGTCTAGAATAAACGATTTCAAGAATAAGGCAAGTGAGTTAATAAGGCTTGAAAGAATAAAGAGGAAAATCTAA
- a CDS encoding 4Fe-4S binding protein codes for MIKVPIGVPVARPKIGSAGKTGLWRVEKPVISYDKCTKCRLCVIYCPENTIDLLENLYPQIDYDYCKGCGVCAQVCPPKAIDMVREVK; via the coding sequence TTGATTAAAGTTCCAATAGGAGTTCCAGTGGCAAGGCCAAAGATAGGTTCAGCTGGAAAAACTGGATTATGGAGAGTAGAGAAACCGGTGATTAGTTACGATAAGTGTACTAAATGCAGACTTTGCGTAATTTATTGTCCAGAAAATACCATTGATCTCCTAGAGAACCTATATCCTCAAATTGATTATGACTACTGTAAAGGTTGTGGCGTTTGTGCACAAGTCTGTCCACCTAAGGCAATAGATATGGTTAGGGAGGTGAAATAA
- a CDS encoding pyruvate ferredoxin oxidoreductase, whose protein sequence is MQVLKRKVLALVGNHAVAYAVKQAKPQVLAVFPITPQTTMLEKLSEYIASEELKAELIKVESEHSALASIYGAALAGARVFTATSSQGLLYMTEMIYWAGGQRVPIVAAVATRAIAEPWSIWDDHQDFVSKRDAIWIQMMAENVQEAYDMTIQAFRISEDERVILPVMMGFDGFILTHTMERIEVLENDEVDSFLPPRHFNLIDFSDPIGIGPVATPEDYMEYRYEAMKAMERAKKVIGEVMNEYERISGRKQYGLVECYKCENAKYVLVTMGAWSGDGKVAVDRLRDAGIEAGLLKIRVFRPFPKEIIEEYLRSMKGVIVFDRAYSYGSGGILANEIKATLYGYRVPVYSVIAGIGGKDVRPRHFEKVIEDLINDNLEEERWLL, encoded by the coding sequence ATGCAGGTTTTAAAAAGGAAAGTTCTAGCTTTAGTCGGTAATCATGCAGTTGCTTATGCTGTTAAGCAAGCTAAACCTCAGGTTTTGGCAGTGTTTCCAATAACTCCTCAAACTACAATGTTGGAGAAACTTTCTGAGTATATTGCTTCAGAGGAATTAAAAGCAGAGTTAATAAAGGTTGAAAGCGAACATTCAGCCTTGGCTTCAATTTATGGTGCAGCATTAGCTGGTGCTAGAGTGTTCACTGCTACTTCTTCTCAAGGACTGCTATATATGACTGAAATGATTTATTGGGCTGGTGGTCAAAGAGTTCCTATTGTAGCTGCAGTTGCAACTAGAGCGATTGCGGAACCTTGGAGTATTTGGGATGATCATCAAGATTTCGTAAGTAAGAGGGATGCCATATGGATTCAAATGATGGCAGAAAACGTACAAGAAGCTTACGATATGACAATACAAGCTTTTAGAATTTCAGAGGATGAGAGGGTAATCTTACCAGTTATGATGGGCTTTGATGGCTTTATATTAACTCATACAATGGAAAGAATTGAGGTACTGGAGAATGATGAAGTTGACAGCTTCTTACCACCTAGACATTTTAACCTAATTGATTTCTCTGATCCTATTGGTATTGGGCCAGTTGCTACTCCAGAGGACTATATGGAGTATAGGTATGAAGCTATGAAGGCCATGGAAAGAGCGAAAAAAGTTATTGGGGAAGTAATGAATGAATATGAGAGAATAAGTGGAAGGAAACAATACGGTTTAGTTGAGTGTTATAAGTGCGAAAATGCCAAGTACGTTTTAGTTACCATGGGAGCATGGAGTGGTGACGGTAAGGTTGCTGTGGATAGACTAAGGGATGCTGGGATTGAAGCTGGATTGCTTAAGATCAGAGTATTCAGGCCATTCCCAAAGGAGATAATTGAGGAATATTTAAGGTCGATGAAAGGTGTAATAGTTTTCGATAGAGCTTACTCCTATGGTTCAGGTGGGATTTTAGCAAATGAGATAAAGGCTACACTTTATGGTTATAGAGTGCCAGTCTATAGCGTAATAGCTGGTATAGGTGGGAAGGATGTCAGACCACGTCACTTCGAAAAAGTAATTGAAGATCTGATTAACGATAATTTGGAAGAGGAGAGGTGGTTGTTATGA
- a CDS encoding FAD-binding oxidoreductase, with translation MDFNELSDIEQKVEEREDFSGAKVRPLTVFFPKDEDEVVRIVKFAKKNRLPIIPWGQGTSLTGAVSCDKNCILVDLSKMNKILEINDIDWYVRVQPGIKLIDLFEELEKKGFMLPPDPASFFLCSVGGAVAESSGGMRGVRHGSFREWVLSLRVVLPNGEVIKVGEPLRKNRAGYDLVHLFVGSEGTLGIITEIWLRIIPIPKRKMVMISAMLKDFESAGEVIVGLRKSKILPELSEYIDADVVKALNKHLNANLKETEGGMLLISIEEDSVNDVLKVLEGKAVDVKIAEGEEAEKLYSLRSQAAIAVKAESNKVFYAEDIVVPVSKLPEAIRRLREIGEKYNTKFYVISHIGDGNLHPNIIIEDEVAREKAFEEIARMAIELGGSVSGEHGIGVQKAKLMAEQIVKHNGIRVLDLMYRIKKLIDPDDIMNPNKYVELAYNYLASNSLKVD, from the coding sequence ATGGACTTCAACGAATTAAGTGATATTGAGCAAAAAGTAGAGGAGAGGGAGGATTTTTCAGGAGCGAAGGTAAGACCATTAACTGTGTTTTTCCCTAAGGATGAGGATGAAGTTGTTAGGATCGTTAAATTTGCCAAGAAAAATAGATTACCCATAATACCTTGGGGTCAAGGAACGAGTTTAACTGGAGCAGTTTCGTGTGATAAAAACTGTATACTAGTAGACCTATCAAAAATGAATAAAATTTTGGAGATAAACGATATTGATTGGTATGTAAGAGTTCAACCTGGGATAAAATTAATAGATCTCTTTGAGGAACTAGAGAAAAAAGGTTTTATGTTACCTCCAGATCCAGCAAGTTTCTTCCTATGTTCAGTTGGTGGTGCAGTGGCTGAATCCTCCGGAGGAATGAGGGGTGTAAGACATGGTTCATTTAGAGAGTGGGTATTATCTTTACGTGTAGTATTGCCAAATGGTGAGGTAATTAAGGTTGGAGAACCGTTAAGGAAGAATAGGGCTGGATATGATTTAGTTCATTTATTCGTGGGAAGTGAGGGAACTTTAGGAATTATAACGGAAATCTGGTTAAGAATAATACCAATTCCAAAGAGAAAGATGGTTATGATATCTGCAATGCTAAAGGATTTTGAATCTGCTGGAGAAGTGATAGTAGGCTTAAGGAAGAGTAAGATACTGCCGGAATTGTCAGAGTACATTGATGCTGATGTAGTTAAAGCGTTAAACAAACACTTGAACGCCAACCTTAAAGAAACAGAGGGAGGGATGCTGTTGATATCCATAGAGGAAGATAGTGTTAATGATGTATTGAAGGTTCTGGAAGGGAAAGCGGTAGATGTTAAGATTGCGGAAGGAGAAGAGGCGGAGAAATTGTATTCATTGAGATCCCAAGCTGCAATAGCAGTAAAAGCTGAATCAAACAAGGTATTTTACGCTGAGGATATAGTTGTACCAGTTTCTAAACTACCAGAGGCTATAAGAAGACTTAGAGAAATAGGTGAGAAATACAATACTAAATTCTACGTAATATCACACATAGGTGACGGTAATCTTCATCCAAACATAATTATTGAAGATGAGGTAGCAAGGGAAAAGGCATTTGAGGAGATAGCTAGAATGGCAATAGAACTTGGAGGTTCTGTTAGTGGGGAACATGGTATAGGCGTGCAGAAGGCTAAATTAATGGCTGAACAAATAGTCAAACACAATGGTATTAGGGTGTTAGACTTAATGTATCGTATAAAGAAGCTAATAGATCCAGATGATATAATGAATCCAAATAAGTATGTGGAGTTAGCCTATAACTACTTAGCCTCTAATAGTCTTAAAGTAGATTGA
- a CDS encoding 2-oxoacid:acceptor oxidoreductase family protein produces the protein MTLLELALRGRGGQGIVTAGELITKAMVLEDKYAQSIPFFGGERRGAPVVSFVRLSDKPILLHREVYNPDGVAIFDVSLIQLINVTEGLKENGFLLLNTNTPKRIWKNEYVVDATNIAKELGLIVAGWAVVNTAIIGALARILGQPSLHSLEEAVKEEFPGKIGELNAEAVEIGYKEVKRVD, from the coding sequence ATGACTCTTCTTGAATTAGCATTAAGAGGAAGAGGTGGGCAAGGGATAGTTACCGCTGGAGAACTTATAACGAAGGCGATGGTTTTAGAGGATAAGTACGCCCAATCTATTCCCTTTTTCGGCGGAGAAAGGAGGGGAGCACCAGTTGTTTCATTTGTAAGACTATCAGATAAGCCAATACTCTTGCATAGAGAAGTTTACAATCCAGATGGTGTAGCAATATTTGATGTATCGCTAATCCAACTAATTAACGTTACGGAGGGTCTTAAGGAAAACGGGTTCTTACTATTGAACACAAACACACCTAAAAGAATTTGGAAGAATGAGTATGTAGTTGACGCTACCAATATTGCTAAAGAATTAGGACTAATAGTAGCTGGATGGGCTGTTGTTAATACAGCGATAATAGGGGCTTTAGCAAGAATCTTGGGTCAACCTTCCTTACACTCATTGGAAGAGGCTGTAAAGGAGGAGTTTCCCGGAAAAATCGGTGAACTAAATGCGGAGGCAGTTGAAATAGGATATAAGGAGGTGAAAAGGGTTGATTAA
- a CDS encoding 3-methyl-2-oxobutanoate dehydrogenase subunit beta: MSSLVIPKRIPKFYKGNAACPGCPIPKELDVLLEVLGNKTVLVVPASCTTIIMGDKNGMPSTVPVVHSAFGAPAAIASGIVRALRARGDKDAIVAVWAGDGSTGDIGFASLSGAAERNEDILYVCYDNEAYMNTGIQRSSLTPKGAWTTTTPEGKREFKKPLPFIIAEHKVPYVATASIAYIYDYEAKVRKAKQIHGFRYLHLLSPCPPGWRFDSRLTIDIAKLAVETGVWPLFEIENGEFRLTSVSKTLVEKKNRKPLAEYLKLQGRFKQLTEEQIKVIQEEIDEMWEEIKRLIKK, translated from the coding sequence ATGAGTAGTTTAGTTATACCTAAGAGAATACCTAAGTTCTATAAGGGGAATGCTGCATGTCCAGGTTGTCCAATACCTAAAGAGTTGGATGTACTCCTAGAGGTTTTAGGAAATAAAACAGTCCTAGTCGTTCCAGCTTCATGTACTACGATAATAATGGGTGATAAAAATGGAATGCCTTCCACTGTTCCGGTGGTACATAGCGCGTTTGGAGCTCCTGCTGCTATAGCTTCCGGTATTGTAAGGGCCTTAAGGGCTAGGGGTGATAAGGATGCAATAGTGGCCGTTTGGGCTGGTGATGGTTCAACTGGCGATATAGGATTTGCATCGTTAAGCGGTGCAGCGGAGAGAAATGAGGATATCCTTTACGTATGTTATGATAATGAAGCGTATATGAATACTGGGATTCAGCGTTCAAGTTTGACGCCAAAAGGTGCTTGGACCACAACAACCCCAGAGGGCAAGAGGGAATTCAAAAAGCCCTTACCATTTATTATTGCAGAACACAAAGTACCATATGTCGCTACTGCTTCAATTGCTTACATATACGATTATGAAGCCAAGGTGAGGAAAGCTAAGCAGATTCATGGATTTAGGTATTTACACTTATTATCACCATGTCCACCCGGTTGGCGTTTTGACTCTAGACTAACTATCGATATTGCTAAACTTGCAGTTGAAACTGGTGTTTGGCCTCTATTTGAAATAGAAAATGGCGAATTTAGATTGACTAGTGTGAGTAAGACGTTAGTTGAGAAGAAGAATAGGAAACCATTAGCAGAGTATTTAAAATTACAAGGAAGATTTAAACAGCTCACTGAAGAACAAATAAAGGTCATACAAGAGGAAATTGACGAGATGTGGGAGGAAATTAAAAGACTAATTAAGAAGTAA
- a CDS encoding Ppx/GppA phosphatase family protein: MISAVIDCGYNSFRMIVYQVFRNGTFRALGSSKSFVRIGEGLKEGDTIPEEKVEKAERTFIIFKRILNGINVDEVKIVATSAFRYAANGNEARLRLSKIIENEVRVISGEEEGSYAALGMLNTLPISDGIFFELGGGSLEIAEVTSGNIIRVHQLPIGALKLVNLPEREIRKKVYDELSTINIKKASTIVGSGGNVRALAKLDLKLSSFPTKSIHGYLLSSKQISKYASLLPSLDDDSRKSLPGISKERALTIHSASVIIDELVKYLNGSDIVVSLFGMREGVLTEGKKLDKMNWLEEISYSNAIDPPLGIFKEVMSEVDSKYSFYVASSAFLSLIFKMIGYFNPCRACYRFIKESVLPGFTLDEALLIGLICEAANGKVKKKHVKLLKDDITKKELLSFGNIVKNSIDKYVVGVRV, from the coding sequence ATGATATCGGCAGTTATAGATTGTGGCTATAATTCGTTTCGAATGATAGTTTACCAAGTTTTTCGTAACGGAACGTTCAGAGCGCTTGGTTCTTCTAAATCATTCGTTAGAATAGGAGAAGGATTAAAGGAAGGAGACACTATTCCAGAGGAAAAAGTCGAAAAAGCAGAAAGGACTTTTATTATTTTTAAAAGAATATTAAATGGCATAAACGTAGATGAAGTCAAAATAGTTGCTACTAGCGCATTTCGATATGCGGCTAACGGTAACGAGGCTAGGTTAAGGCTAAGTAAAATAATAGAAAATGAAGTTAGAGTAATTTCTGGAGAGGAAGAAGGTAGTTATGCAGCTTTGGGTATGTTAAACACTCTCCCAATTTCTGACGGAATATTTTTCGAATTAGGTGGGGGATCATTGGAAATAGCCGAAGTTACCTCTGGTAATATAATTAGAGTTCATCAATTGCCAATTGGAGCATTGAAACTAGTTAACCTTCCGGAAAGGGAAATTAGGAAAAAGGTATACGATGAGCTCTCAACCATAAATATTAAGAAAGCTAGTACCATAGTTGGCTCAGGAGGGAACGTTAGGGCATTAGCTAAGCTCGATCTCAAGCTTTCTTCTTTTCCGACAAAGTCAATACACGGTTATTTACTATCTTCGAAACAAATTAGTAAATATGCCTCTCTTTTACCTTCACTAGATGATGATAGTAGAAAATCCCTCCCTGGGATAAGTAAGGAAAGGGCTTTAACTATACACTCAGCTTCGGTAATTATTGATGAACTTGTAAAATATCTCAATGGAAGTGATATAGTTGTCTCCCTTTTCGGTATGAGAGAAGGAGTACTAACTGAAGGTAAGAAGTTAGATAAGATGAATTGGCTGGAGGAAATATCATATTCTAATGCAATTGATCCTCCTCTTGGAATTTTTAAAGAGGTAATGAGTGAGGTTGATAGTAAATACTCCTTCTATGTCGCTTCCTCCGCTTTCTTATCCTTAATCTTTAAGATGATTGGGTATTTTAACCCATGTAGGGCTTGCTATAGATTTATCAAGGAATCAGTTTTACCAGGTTTTACTCTAGATGAGGCATTATTAATTGGTTTAATTTGTGAGGCTGCCAATGGGAAAGTTAAGAAAAAACATGTGAAACTTTTAAAGGACGATATTACAAAAAAAGAATTATTAAGTTTTGGAAATATAGTAAAGAATAGTATTGATAAATACGTCGTTGGTGTAAGAGTATGA
- a CDS encoding AAA family ATPase: MIGGQREIGKTSLMKVVINEIKKREQIPGIYINLRGVRSLNSLLFMLVSEINKEKISWRFKVNINFLITSAGIEIRGGSKGRVVNSLIELLNSSDDIVIAFDEVQELSFASKQFLDVLGNVYATNPKVHIILSGSYVGLVKALLSPPSDSPLHGRPPTEIRLKPFDKEKSIYFLEKGMQELGIRFNRHDEVIEKLDGIVGWLTLFGNFHVVRKLDFEIALRETIGEGKKIMLEEFNHFLSNKENKQLYCNIMNVLKLASKWKDIKNGVEIRMGKVDDKVFSNALQNLVNFNFVSKVDDEYKIVDPMLKEINFNKC; encoded by the coding sequence ATAATTGGAGGTCAAAGAGAGATTGGAAAAACTTCATTAATGAAAGTTGTTATAAACGAGATAAAGAAAAGGGAGCAAATACCCGGTATTTATATTAATTTAAGGGGAGTAAGAAGTTTAAATTCACTTCTTTTTATGTTAGTTTCAGAAATTAACAAGGAGAAAATCTCATGGAGGTTTAAAGTTAATATTAACTTCCTAATAACTTCAGCGGGAATTGAAATAAGAGGAGGTAGTAAAGGAAGGGTAGTGAATAGTTTGATAGAACTTCTAAACTCTTCAGATGACATAGTAATTGCATTCGATGAGGTGCAAGAGTTGTCCTTTGCGTCTAAGCAGTTTTTGGACGTCTTGGGGAACGTTTACGCAACTAACCCTAAAGTTCACATAATATTATCCGGTTCTTATGTGGGTCTTGTTAAAGCTTTATTATCACCTCCATCAGACTCTCCGCTACACGGAAGACCACCTACTGAGATTAGACTAAAGCCATTTGATAAGGAAAAGTCAATTTACTTTTTAGAGAAAGGAATGCAGGAGCTAGGAATCAGATTCAATAGGCATGACGAGGTTATTGAAAAATTAGATGGTATTGTAGGATGGTTGACGCTCTTCGGTAATTTTCACGTTGTGAGAAAATTAGATTTTGAAATTGCATTACGTGAGACTATTGGTGAGGGCAAGAAAATAATGCTGGAGGAATTTAATCATTTCCTTTCAAATAAGGAAAATAAGCAGTTATACTGCAATATAATGAACGTGCTTAAACTAGCTAGTAAGTGGAAAGATATTAAAAATGGTGTCGAGATCAGAATGGGTAAGGTAGATGATAAAGTTTTCAGTAACGCGTTACAAAATTTAGTTAACTTTAACTTCGTTTCAAAAGTCGATGATGAGTATAAGATTGTTGATCCGATGTTAAAGGAGATAAACTTCAATAAGTGTTAA
- the sixA gene encoding phosphohistidine phosphatase SixA, whose translation MITLILVRHGDAEPQVDGKEDKDRKLVKKGVKQMRRVANFLEELGFSVDRIISSPYLRAYQSAEVILEELFDDNSEKKVETFDDLTPDKEPSLFLEKLKDFVDNSTILLVGHEPYLSSFVKTISGANVEIKKGGVVVLDYDLKEGRGTLKILLSQKVLKLI comes from the coding sequence ATGATAACTTTAATCTTGGTGAGGCATGGGGACGCTGAACCTCAAGTTGATGGTAAAGAGGACAAGGACAGAAAACTAGTAAAAAAAGGAGTGAAACAAATGAGAAGAGTGGCTAATTTCTTGGAAGAATTAGGATTTAGCGTAGATAGAATAATTTCCAGTCCGTACTTGAGAGCCTATCAATCTGCCGAAGTTATATTAGAGGAACTCTTCGATGACAATAGTGAGAAAAAAGTTGAAACTTTTGACGATTTGACTCCAGATAAGGAACCTTCTCTATTTTTGGAAAAACTTAAGGATTTTGTTGATAACTCAACAATTCTCTTAGTTGGCCATGAACCGTATTTATCCAGTTTCGTAAAGACGATAAGTGGAGCTAACGTTGAGATTAAGAAAGGTGGAGTTGTAGTTTTAGATTATGATCTGAAGGAAGGAAGAGGGACCTTGAAAATCCTACTCAGCCAGAAAGTTCTTAAGCTGATTTAG